AAGGCGATGTCGCCACCGTGGTGGCCCCGGGCGGCGAGCGCGAATACGAAGTGCGCGCGGTCAAGTACCTCTGACCGGGCGGAGCCGGACACCATGCTGCCGCGCGTCTTCCAGTTGCTCGCTACGGTCTGGTGCGGATCGCTCTGGACCATCGGCTACATCGTCGCGCCGATGCTCTTTGCGATGCTGGAAGACCGCCATCTGGCGGGCACGATTGCCGGACGGCTGTTCCACGCGGAGGCGTGGATCGGGTTGGCGGCGGGCTGCCTGCTGCTGGTGACGGCCACGGGGCTCGTCAGGGGTGGGCAGACCGGTTACCGGTTGCCGCGCTGGCTGGTGCTGGGCATGTTGCTGTGCGTACTGATCGGCTATTTCGGCCTGCAGCCGTTCATGGCGTCGCTGCGCGAGCAAGCCGAGGCGCTCGGCGTGGCGGTGGGCGACTCGCCGTACCGCGCGCAGTTTGGCATGCTGCACGGTGTGTCGAGCGTGTTCTACCTGGTGGAGAGCCTGCTCGGTCTCGTGCTGATCTGGAAGGTGTCCGGCGTCCGGCAGGCTGTCTGAATGCCTCAAAAAAAAGACCGGCTGGATAGCCGGTCGTTTTTTTGCCATCTGGGCAGATCGATCAGGACAGCGCTTTCTTCTTCTGGCTGGCTTGGCGCGGCTTGGCGCGCTTGACGTTGCCGCCGGCCGTGACGCGCTCGTTGCCGAGCACGCTCAGACGGATCGGCTTCGGCCGGCGCGTGCTGTTCGGGTTGGGCTTGCGCACCACCACGGAGCGCGGCGCGGCGCCGGCGATCTTGCGGATGGGGTGAAGTTCCTTGGGCTGGTTTTCCTTCAGGTAGGCCGGGCCGTCGCGCCAGACCACCAGCAGCTTGCCGATGTGCTGGACCGGTGCGGCCTGCAGTCGCGCGCAGATGGTGTCATACAGCTGGATGCGCGCTTCGCGGTCGTCGCCGAACACGCGGATCTTGATCAGCCCGTGGGCCGCCAGCGAGCGATCGATTTCGGCCAGGACGGCCTTCGTCAGACCCTCCGCACCGATGAGGACGACCGGGTTCAACGCATGCGCCTGCGAGCGCAGTTCCGATCGTCGGGCAGGGGAGAGGGTCAGGGCTGGCATAAATGAGGCGGATTCGCGCAAAAGGACAAACGGCGCGTATTATCCGCCAAAACCGGCCGCATCCGCCATGTTTTGGCGGCGCGGCACAAATTCGATGGCAAAGAACAAGTTCAACCAGTCGTGGCTGCACGACCATATCAACGATCCGTACGTGAAGCTGGCGCAGCGCGAGGGCTATCGCGCCCGCGCCGCCTACAAGCTCAAGGAGATCGACGAGCAGGACAAGCTGATCAAGCCGGGCCAGGTCATCGTCGACCTGGGCGCCGCGCCGGGCAGCTGGAGCCAATACGTGCGCAACAAGCTGGCCGCGTCGCCGCGCGCCAAGGACGGCCGCATCGACGGCGCCATTGTCGCGATCGACATCCTGCCGATGGAGCCGGTGGCCGACGTCACCTTCATCCAGGGCGACTTCCGCGAGGAGGCGGTGTTCCAGCAGTTGGAAGCGATCGTGCTGGACGCCACGGGCGGCGGCAAGGTGGACCTTGTTTTGTCGGATATGGCCCCCAATCTGTCCGGTGTGGCGTCGGCGGACGCCGCGCGCATGGAGCACATCGCCGAACTGGCCGTGGAGTTCGCTCAGGCTCATCTGAAACCCGAGGGTGCGCTGCTGATCAAATGTTTTCACGGCAGCGGCTATAGTCAGATTGTTGAGATGTTCAAGCGCCATTTCCGGGTCGTGGCGCCGCGCAAGCCCAAGGCTTCCCGCGACAAGTCTTCCGAGACGTTCCTGCTGGGGCGTCAGCTCAAGCATCCGGGCTGACGGACGTTACCCACGGTAAGGGGGCCGGACGACGTTGCCCGTGGTCCCATGGTCTTGCGGGCAATCAACCCGGCGCGGTGTCCGTGCATTACAATGCCAAGCATCCCGTCAAGGCATTTCTAAAGGAGTCTCGCCTTGAATAACAACTGGTTTCAGAAGGCGGCCATCTGGCTGGTGATTGCCTTGGTGCTGTTCACCGTCTTCAAGCAGTTCGACAAGCCGCGCGCCCAAGAAGGTGTGACGTACTCGCAATTCATGGACGACGCGAAAGGCGGCAAGATCAAGCGTGTCGAAGTGCAGGGCCGAAATCTGCTGGTGACGCCCAACGAGGGCAGCAAGTACACCATCATTTCGCCGGGCGACATCTGGATGGTCGGTGACCTGATGAAATACGGTGTCCAGGTGACCGGCAAGGCGGAGGAAGAGCAAGGTGTGCTTCTTTCTGCGCTTTACTACCTCGGCCCGACGCTACTGATCATCGTGTTCTGGTTCTACATGATGCGACAGATGCAGGGCGGCGGGAAAGGCGGCGCCTTCTCGTTCGGCAAGTCGCGTGCGCGGCTGATCGACGAGAACAACAACAGTGTCACGTTCGCTGATGTGGCGGGCTGTGACGAGTCCAA
The sequence above is drawn from the Ralstonia solanacearum K60 genome and encodes:
- a CDS encoding DUF4149 domain-containing protein; amino-acid sequence: MLPRVFQLLATVWCGSLWTIGYIVAPMLFAMLEDRHLAGTIAGRLFHAEAWIGLAAGCLLLVTATGLVRGGQTGYRLPRWLVLGMLLCVLIGYFGLQPFMASLREQAEALGVAVGDSPYRAQFGMLHGVSSVFYLVESLLGLVLIWKVSGVRQAV
- a CDS encoding RlmE family RNA methyltransferase, producing MAKNKFNQSWLHDHINDPYVKLAQREGYRARAAYKLKEIDEQDKLIKPGQVIVDLGAAPGSWSQYVRNKLAASPRAKDGRIDGAIVAIDILPMEPVADVTFIQGDFREEAVFQQLEAIVLDATGGGKVDLVLSDMAPNLSGVASADAARMEHIAELAVEFAQAHLKPEGALLIKCFHGSGYSQIVEMFKRHFRVVAPRKPKASRDKSSETFLLGRQLKHPG
- a CDS encoding YhbY family RNA-binding protein; this encodes MPALTLSPARRSELRSQAHALNPVVLIGAEGLTKAVLAEIDRSLAAHGLIKIRVFGDDREARIQLYDTICARLQAAPVQHIGKLLVVWRDGPAYLKENQPKELHPIRKIAGAAPRSVVVRKPNPNSTRRPKPIRLSVLGNERVTAGGNVKRAKPRQASQKKKALS